One Oryza sativa Japonica Group chromosome 8, ASM3414082v1 DNA window includes the following coding sequences:
- the LOC4345613 gene encoding annexin D5 isoform X1 → MASLSVPPVPTDPRRDAIDLHRAFKGFGCDATAVTAILAHRDASQRALIRRHYAAVYHQDLLHRLAAELSGHHKRAVLLWVLDPASRDAAVLHQALNGDVTDMRAATEVVCSRTPSQLLVVRQAYLARFGGGGGGGLEHDVAVRASGDHQRLLLAYLRSPRYEGPEVVDMAAAARDARELYRAGERRLGTDERTFIRVFSERSAAHMAAVAAAYHHMYDRSLEKVIYRSCTAAYALALVFSLSEFNGGRVRAHIHHYTRIHLTHGASYKTRMCTHTTTQGLRNAEGSSGQLHKMAVKSETSGNFGFGLLTILRCAESPAKYFAKVLHEAMKGLGTNDTTLIRVVTTRAEVDMQYIKAEYHRSYKRSLADAVHSETSGNYRTFLLSLIGRDR, encoded by the exons ATGGCGAGCCTGAGCGTGCCGCCGGTGCCGACGGACCCGCGGCGCGACGCGATCGACCTCCACAGGGCGTTCAAGGGGTTCGGCTGCGACGCCACGGCGGTGACCGCCATCCTCGCCCACCGCGACGCCTCCCAGCGCGCCCTAATCCGGCGCCACTACGCGGCGGTCTACCACCAggacctcctccaccgcctcgccgccgagctctCGGGCCACCACAAGCGCGCCGTCCTGCTCTGGGTGCTCGACCCGGCGtcccgcgacgccgccgtcctccaccaGGCGCTCAACGGCGACGTCACCGACATGAGGGCGGCCACCGAGGTGGTGTGCTCCAGGACGCCGTCGCAGCTGCTCGTGGTGAGGCAGGCCTACCTCGCcaggttcggcggcggcggcggcggcggcctcgagcACGACGTCGCCGTCAGGGCGTCCGGCGACCACCAGAGGCTGCTTCTGGCGTACCTGCGCTCGCCGCGGTACGAGGGGCCCGAGGTGgtcgacatggcggcggcggcgcgcgacgccAGGGAGCTGTACAGGGCCGGCGAGAGGCGGCTCGGCACCGACGAGAGGACGTTCATCCGCGTCTTCTCCGAGCGCAGCGCCGCCCACAtggcggccgtcgccgccgcgtacCACCACATGTACGACCGCTCCCTCGAGAAGGTGATCTACCGATCATGCACAGCAGCATATGCTTTGGCTTtggttttctctctctctgaatTTAATGGAGGACGCGTACGTGCGCACATACACCACTACACACGGATTCATTTGACGCATGGCGCTTCATACAAGACACGTATGTGCACGCACACCACTACACAAGGATTGAGAAACGCAGAGGGGTCTTCCGGCCAGCTCCACAAGATG GCTGTGAAGAGTGAAACTTCAGGGAACTTTGGGTTTGGCCTGCTGACAATCCTCAGGTGCGCCGAGAGCCCGGCCAAGTACTTCGCCAAG GTGCTCCACGAGGCGATGAAGGGGCTGGGCACCAACGACACGACGCTGATCAGGGTGGTGACGACGAGGGCGGAGGTGGACATGCAGTACATCAAGGCGGAGTACCACCGGAGCTACAAGCGCTcgctcgccgacgccgtccaCTCCGAGACCTCCGGCAACTACcgcaccttcctcctctccctcatcGGCCGCGACCGCTAA
- the LOC4345613 gene encoding annexin D5 isoform X2, producing MASLSVPPVPTDPRRDAIDLHRAFKGFGCDATAVTAILAHRDASQRALIRRHYAAVYHQDLLHRLAAELSGHHKRAVLLWVLDPASRDAAVLHQALNGDVTDMRAATEVVCSRTPSQLLVVRQAYLARFGGGGGGGLEHDVAVRASGDHQRLLLAYLRSPRYEGPEVVDMAAAARDARELYRAGERRLGTDERTFIRVFSERSAAHMAAVAAAYHHMYDRSLEKAVKSETSGNFGFGLLTILRCAESPAKYFAKVLHEAMKGLGTNDTTLIRVVTTRAEVDMQYIKAEYHRSYKRSLADAVHSETSGNYRTFLLSLIGRDR from the exons ATGGCGAGCCTGAGCGTGCCGCCGGTGCCGACGGACCCGCGGCGCGACGCGATCGACCTCCACAGGGCGTTCAAGGGGTTCGGCTGCGACGCCACGGCGGTGACCGCCATCCTCGCCCACCGCGACGCCTCCCAGCGCGCCCTAATCCGGCGCCACTACGCGGCGGTCTACCACCAggacctcctccaccgcctcgccgccgagctctCGGGCCACCACAAGCGCGCCGTCCTGCTCTGGGTGCTCGACCCGGCGtcccgcgacgccgccgtcctccaccaGGCGCTCAACGGCGACGTCACCGACATGAGGGCGGCCACCGAGGTGGTGTGCTCCAGGACGCCGTCGCAGCTGCTCGTGGTGAGGCAGGCCTACCTCGCcaggttcggcggcggcggcggcggcggcctcgagcACGACGTCGCCGTCAGGGCGTCCGGCGACCACCAGAGGCTGCTTCTGGCGTACCTGCGCTCGCCGCGGTACGAGGGGCCCGAGGTGgtcgacatggcggcggcggcgcgcgacgccAGGGAGCTGTACAGGGCCGGCGAGAGGCGGCTCGGCACCGACGAGAGGACGTTCATCCGCGTCTTCTCCGAGCGCAGCGCCGCCCACAtggcggccgtcgccgccgcgtacCACCACATGTACGACCGCTCCCTCGAGAAG GCTGTGAAGAGTGAAACTTCAGGGAACTTTGGGTTTGGCCTGCTGACAATCCTCAGGTGCGCCGAGAGCCCGGCCAAGTACTTCGCCAAG GTGCTCCACGAGGCGATGAAGGGGCTGGGCACCAACGACACGACGCTGATCAGGGTGGTGACGACGAGGGCGGAGGTGGACATGCAGTACATCAAGGCGGAGTACCACCGGAGCTACAAGCGCTcgctcgccgacgccgtccaCTCCGAGACCTCCGGCAACTACcgcaccttcctcctctccctcatcGGCCGCGACCGCTAA
- the LOC4345614 gene encoding uncharacterized protein, translating into MEESDAAAASAKAPNGEASGGGGRPVEVEDTLPGVLRSFVDGVCSQGGGGGGGEPLLRRIRAASCETAPRLREASRNSARDLLEWTRRGSGLRAILVISVGTITLIALTGLLIFMFFLLVATTNAVVVSVLMSLAAAGGFLAMFFACLVAVYIGVVSVAVFVISATVISAIVGVMIATGWLGFFWMIWFAARKSMDLTKHSIGVTNSAIQSYSASRHAKQKPID; encoded by the exons ATGGAGGAATCCGACGCGGCGGCCGCAAGCGCCAAGGCCCCCAACGGCGAGgcctccggtggcggcggccgaccggtggaggtggaggacaCGCTCCCCGGCGTGCTCCGCAGCTTCGTCGACGGCGTCTGctcgcagggcggcggcggcggcggaggggagccGCTGCTGCGGAGGATCAGGGCGGCGTCCTGCGAGACCGCCCCGCGGCTGCGCGAGGCGTCGAGGAACTCGGCGCGGGACCTGCTCGAGTGGACCAGAAGGGGCAGCGGCCTCCGCGCCATCCTCGTCATCTCG GTTGGAACGATCACACTTATTGCATTGACTGGCCTTCTAATCTTCATGTTCTTCCTGCTGGTTGCAACCACCAATGCTGTTGTTGTTTCCGTCCTGATGTCGCTGGCAGCTGCTGGAGGATTCCTGGCTATGTTCTTTGCTTGCTTGGTTGCAGTGTATATTGGAGTAGTATCAGTTGCTGTTTTTGTCATTTCCGCCACAGTCATCTCAGCAATTGTCGGCGTCATGATTGCTACTG GTTGGCTTGGATTCTTTTGGATGatttggtttgctgcaaggaagaGCATGGACCTCACGAAGCACTCGATCGGCGTGACAAATTCGGCTATCCAGTCATACTCTGCTTCTCGCCATGCAAAGCAGAAGCCTATCGACTGA